The following are encoded together in the Chaetodon auriga isolate fChaAug3 chromosome 6, fChaAug3.hap1, whole genome shotgun sequence genome:
- the ddb2 gene encoding DNA damage-binding protein 2 isoform X1 — MKRKPTKSDASESRDNVKKRTGENFAPTLSKKLRDKKDAETSKRGPPLKSAGVQRRSGYGSILHYIYKSTLGQSLHSQMRQCLQEPFVRSLSSYHFHGATSPFDRRITCLEWHPTLPTTLAVGSKGGDLYLWDFEVPTEKAFIRGNGAGDFIGGMKFCPSDLSKVYVASGEGTLTMQSFEGRTPTVLSRTGDCGHDHHNVCYWYCCVDVSVSRQMLVTGDNVGQLLLLGLDGQKIFSDKLHKAKVTHAEFNPRCDWLLATASVDHTVKLWDLRNIKDKKSFLHELPHERAVNSAYFNPLDCSKLLTTDQYDQIRVYSSSNWSKPQHIIQHPHRQFQHLTPIKATWHPAYDLIVAGRYPDDRVCTGDQRTIDIFDSNTAELVCQLQDPTVSGIKSINKFNPMGDAIGSGMGVTVLVWDRNESLISDRHKQEETSTSADGLRGQRRSQQRSSRDRRRPAVDAKLKKKLASVEESGTKTKSKTGCTKKNKQR; from the exons ATGAAAAGGAAACCGACCAAGTCAGATGCATCTGAATCCAGGGATAACGTGAAGAAAAGAACCGGGGAGAACTTCGCTCCGACTCTCTCCAAAAAACTTCGAGACAAAAAAGATGCAGAAACGTCCAAGCGAG GGCCTCCTCTCAAGTCTGCAGGAGTCCAGAGGAGAAGTGGGTATGGAAGCATCCTGCACTACATTTACAAGAGCACTCTGGGGCAAAGTCTTCACTCACAGatgagacag TGTCTTCAGGAACCTTTCGTTCGCTCCTTGTCCTCCTATCATTTCCACGGAGCCACCAGCCCCTTCGACCGCAGGATCACCTGTCTGGAGTGGCATCCCACTCTGCCCACCACTCTGGCTGTGGGGTCCAAGGGTGGTGACTTGTATCTGTGGGACTTTGAAGTGCCCACAGAGAAAGCTTTCATTCGAGGG aACGGAGCGGGAGACTTTATCGGAGGGATGAAGTTTTGCCCGTCGGACCTCTCCAAAGTCTATGTGGCTTCGGGCGAGGGCACGTTGACCATGCAGAGCTTTGAGGGCCGAACACCCACCGTTCTGTCCAGAACTGGAGACTGTGGCCACGATCACCACAATGTTTG TTACTGGTACTgctgtgtggatgtgtcagTAAGCCGACAGATGCTTGTGACGGGAGACAATGTGGGACAGCTCTTACTGCTGGGTTTGGATGGCCAGAAG ATTTTCAGTGACAAGTTGCACAAAGCCAAAGTGACCCATGCAGAGTTCAACCCCCGTTGTGATTGGTTGTTGGCGACGGCCTCGGTGGACCACACGGTGAAGCTTTGGGACCTGAGAAAcatcaaagacaagaaaagcTTCCTCCACGAGCTGCCTCACGAGAGAGCCGTCAACTCAG CCTATTTCAACCCACTGGACTGCTCCAAGCTGCTCACCACAGATCAGTACGACCAGATCCGGGTCTACTCGTCCTCCAATTGGTCGAAGCCTCAACACATCATCCAGCATCCACACAGACAGTTTCAGCATCTCACGCCCATCAAG GCCACCTGGCACCCTGCCTATGACCTGATTGTGGCGGGCCGCTACCCTGATGACCGCGTTTGCACCGGAGATCAGAGGACCATTGACATCTTTGATTCCAACACAGCAGAGCTCGTGTGTCAGCTGCAAGATCCCACTGTGTCAGGGATCAAATCT ATCAACAAATTCAACCCTATGGGCGACGCGATCGGATCGGGAATGG GTGTGACGGTGCTGGTGTGGGATAGAAACGAGTCACTAATCAGCGATCggcacaaacaggaggaaacctCGACCTCAGCGGACGGTTTAAGAGGCCAGAGGAGGAGTCAGCAGCGCTCCAGCAGGGACAGGAGACGTCCTGCTGTGGACGCGAAGCTCAAGAAGAAACTGGCGTCTGTGGAAGAATCAGGGACCAAGACCAAGTCCAAGACTGGGTGTAcgaaaaaaaacaagcaaagatgA
- the ddb2 gene encoding DNA damage-binding protein 2 isoform X2 has product MKRKPTKSDASESRDNVKKRTGENFAPTLSKKLRDKKDAETSKRGPPLKSAGVQRRSGYGSILHYIYKSTLGQSLHSQMRQCLQEPFVRSLSSYHFHGATSPFDRRITCLEWHPTLPTTLAVGSKGGDLYLWDFEVPTEKAFIRGMGPGDSVTGMKFNQLNPTQLFTSSIGGTTALRDFNGTTLTVFASTDTLNYWYCCVDVSVSRQMLVTGDNVGQLLLLGLDGQKIFSDKLHKAKVTHAEFNPRCDWLLATASVDHTVKLWDLRNIKDKKSFLHELPHERAVNSAYFNPLDCSKLLTTDQYDQIRVYSSSNWSKPQHIIQHPHRQFQHLTPIKATWHPAYDLIVAGRYPDDRVCTGDQRTIDIFDSNTAELVCQLQDPTVSGIKSINKFNPMGDAIGSGMGVTVLVWDRNESLISDRHKQEETSTSADGLRGQRRSQQRSSRDRRRPAVDAKLKKKLASVEESGTKTKSKTGCTKKNKQR; this is encoded by the exons ATGAAAAGGAAACCGACCAAGTCAGATGCATCTGAATCCAGGGATAACGTGAAGAAAAGAACCGGGGAGAACTTCGCTCCGACTCTCTCCAAAAAACTTCGAGACAAAAAAGATGCAGAAACGTCCAAGCGAG GGCCTCCTCTCAAGTCTGCAGGAGTCCAGAGGAGAAGTGGGTATGGAAGCATCCTGCACTACATTTACAAGAGCACTCTGGGGCAAAGTCTTCACTCACAGatgagacag TGTCTTCAGGAACCTTTCGTTCGCTCCTTGTCCTCCTATCATTTCCACGGAGCCACCAGCCCCTTCGACCGCAGGATCACCTGTCTGGAGTGGCATCCCACTCTGCCCACCACTCTGGCTGTGGGGTCCAAGGGTGGTGACTTGTATCTGTGGGACTTTGAAGTGCCCACAGAGAAAGCTTTCATTCGAGGG ATGGGGCCCGGAGACTCAGTTACAGGCATGAAGTTTAACCAGTTAAATCCCACTCAGCTGTTCACCTCGTCTATCGGGGGTACGACAGCGCTTCGAGATTTCAATGGGACGACTCTCACAGTGTTtgccagcacagacacactgaa TTACTGGTACTgctgtgtggatgtgtcagTAAGCCGACAGATGCTTGTGACGGGAGACAATGTGGGACAGCTCTTACTGCTGGGTTTGGATGGCCAGAAG ATTTTCAGTGACAAGTTGCACAAAGCCAAAGTGACCCATGCAGAGTTCAACCCCCGTTGTGATTGGTTGTTGGCGACGGCCTCGGTGGACCACACGGTGAAGCTTTGGGACCTGAGAAAcatcaaagacaagaaaagcTTCCTCCACGAGCTGCCTCACGAGAGAGCCGTCAACTCAG CCTATTTCAACCCACTGGACTGCTCCAAGCTGCTCACCACAGATCAGTACGACCAGATCCGGGTCTACTCGTCCTCCAATTGGTCGAAGCCTCAACACATCATCCAGCATCCACACAGACAGTTTCAGCATCTCACGCCCATCAAG GCCACCTGGCACCCTGCCTATGACCTGATTGTGGCGGGCCGCTACCCTGATGACCGCGTTTGCACCGGAGATCAGAGGACCATTGACATCTTTGATTCCAACACAGCAGAGCTCGTGTGTCAGCTGCAAGATCCCACTGTGTCAGGGATCAAATCT ATCAACAAATTCAACCCTATGGGCGACGCGATCGGATCGGGAATGG GTGTGACGGTGCTGGTGTGGGATAGAAACGAGTCACTAATCAGCGATCggcacaaacaggaggaaacctCGACCTCAGCGGACGGTTTAAGAGGCCAGAGGAGGAGTCAGCAGCGCTCCAGCAGGGACAGGAGACGTCCTGCTGTGGACGCGAAGCTCAAGAAGAAACTGGCGTCTGTGGAAGAATCAGGGACCAAGACCAAGTCCAAGACTGGGTGTAcgaaaaaaaacaagcaaagatgA
- the LOC143322724 gene encoding protein FAM180B, giving the protein MTMKIQLNICFQLILWLWFEQTLQDVAAGKNPISQTTGSSLSDPNLMFEFLLGGVEMDQDNNIVLLDKELASMRSGRAFLSQINDNIPRSRSSMVQMVAGLQAQRRRPLSQAQFESLVLSMVYSAHQARHQEREEEQEAWGGVLLQLANVTVHDLRGSYLFSYA; this is encoded by the exons ATGACTATGAAAATACAACTTAATAtctgctttcagctcattcTGTGGCTTTGGTTTGAGCAAACTCTGCAAG ATGTGGCTGCGGGCAAAAATCCAATTTCTCAAACAACTGGCTCATCTCTCTCTGATCCAAACCTGATGTTTGAG TTCTTGCTGGGCGGGGTAGAGATGGACCAGGACAACAACATCGTCCTGCTGGACAAGGAGCTGGCGTCGATGAGGTCGGGGCGGGCTTTCCTGTCTCAGATCAACGACAACATCCCCAGAAGCCGGAGCTCCATGGTGCAGATGGTGGCCGGGCTGcaggctcagaggaggaggccgcTGAGTCAGGCTCAGTTTGAGAGTCTTGTCCTGAGCATGGTGTACTCTGCCCACCAGGCCCGGCatcaggagagagaggaagagcaggaggccTGGGGCGGAGTGCTCCTCCAGCTGGCAAATGTCACGGTCCATGACCTGCGTGGAAGTTATCTTTTCAGTTATGCATGA